A single region of the Rhinoraja longicauda isolate Sanriku21f chromosome 12, sRhiLon1.1, whole genome shotgun sequence genome encodes:
- the lacc1 gene encoding purine nucleoside phosphorylase LACC1, producing the protein MVDAVLVDFSDVPCHCLHKWFHRAAHIMSKHGLFASAQVFLVSSQKNADLVSADIKDCLCQLVEEMPVPRGKLEVLVEDSFAAILYSIKRKVDQQNLNVIKAIVSAERKSTLELYVEQLFTAVYNFSFEVLVIDGEGEVNLQISALFTEAYPLSHQQADGIWRDIWGFLAQLEGFMGQIVVLKSLLISDLFHHGFTTRTGGISYLPGLSSLNLYSSWKRRDPVAVVNENVQRLAGAAGFNTQTFHLAKVKHGNIIWTIGKTEPEIYDGIVTNQKGVTIAAPGADCIPLLFADPVQHACGAAHSGWKGTLAGVAMATVDAMAAAFGSRTKDVLVVIGPSVGPCCFTLHQGAAQEFASIDARCVQEQGAPRPHVDLRRATRALLERGGILPENISDNSTGSRDTEVTLCTVCHPDLFFSYIRDGSDFGTQIGFISVRSHL; encoded by the exons ATGGTCGATGCAGTCCTGGTTGACTTCTCAGACGTTCCCTGCCACTGCCTCCATAAGTGGTTCCATCGAGCAGCTCACATCATGAGTAAACATGGTCTCTTTGCAAGTGCACAGGTGTTCTTGGTGTCCAGCCAGAAAAATGCAGACCTAGTGAGTGCTGACATCAAGGACTGTTTGTGCCAACTCGTGGAGGAGATGCCCGTGCCAAGGGGAAAACTGGAGGTCTTGGTGGAAGACAGCTTTGCTGCCATCCTGTACTCTATCAAGCGGAAGGTTGACCAACAGAACCTCAATGTCATTAAGGCCATCGTGTCCGCCGAGCGGAAAAGCACACTGGAGCTTTATGTCGAGCAGCTTTTTACCGCGGTTTACAATTTTTCATTTGAGGTGCTTGTTATAGACGGTGAAGGGGAAGTAAATCTGCAGATCTCAGCGCTCTTCACGGAAGCGTATCCTCTCTCACATCAGCAAGCAGATGGCATCTGGAGGGATATCTGGGGATTCCTGGCACAGCTGGAAGGCTTCATGGGGCAGATTGTGGTTCTGAAGTCTCTGCTGATATCAG ATTTATTTCATCATGGCTTCACCACCCGAACTGGTGGCATATCGTACTTGCCGGGCCTGAGCTCTTTAAACCTCTACAGCAGCTGGAAGCGTAGGGACCCTGTAGCCGTGGTGAATGAAAATGTGCAGCGCTTGGCTGGGGCTGCAGGGTTTAACACACAGACATTCCACCTCGCCAAG GTGAAGCATGGAAACATCATCTGGACCATTGGGAAAACTGAGCCCGAGATATATGATGGAATTGTGACCAACCAGAAGGGTGTCACCATAGCAGCGCCGGGAGCAGACTGCATCCCTCTCCTGTTTGCAGATCCCGTCCAACACGCATGTGGAGCGGCCCATTCAG GATGGAAGGGCACCCTGGCAGGGGTTGCCATGGCGACTGTGGATGCGATGGCGGCCGCATTTGGGAGCAGGACGAAGGATGTCCTGGTGGTGATCGGTCCCTCCGTGGGGCCGTGCTGCTTTACGCTTCACCAGGGAGCAGCACAAGAGTTTGCCTCCATCGACGCCCGGTGTGTGCAGGAGCAGGGTGCCCCCCGCCCCCACGTTGACCTCAGGCGGGCCACCAG ggccttGCTGGAACGTGGAGGGATTCTGCCGGAAAACATAAGTGACAACTCCACAGGGAGCAGAGACACGGAGGTGACACTTTGCACCGTGTGTCATCCAGACTTGTTCTTTTCATACATTCGGGATGGAAGCGACTTTGGGACACAAATTGGATTTATCTCTGTGCGAAGCCATTTGTAA